The Mycolicibacterium smegmatis genome has a window encoding:
- a CDS encoding 5-oxoprolinase/urea amidolyase family protein, which produces MRTAEVLRPGMATTIQDWPGRIGYWQVGVPPSGPMDDVSFRLANIAVGNPEGAPALEATMGGPALRFDTDTWVCVTGAPAPVSIDGTRVPQWQPVLVQAGQLLDVGMVAGPGLRIYLAVAGGLHADEYLGSAATFTLGGFGGHQGRVLGAGDKLEITDNLTGTRRRILSDEQPAITSHWNIAVTVGPHSAPEFFTPADIDTVLGHDYEVHFNSDRTGVRLIGPKPEWARPDGGEAGLHPSNIHDNAYSVGSLDFTGDTPILLGPDGPSLGGFVCPVTVTSADRWKLGQLAPGATVRFVAVREAAAAPADTVTRARRAYLPAVFSTGGDTDNGILGHTTSSDGTVDVTYRRTGDDNVLVEYGEMRLDLALRARVHALHHALENHRPDGLIDLTPGVRSLQVKVDPVRLPVSALVPLLTEIEASLPAAQELVVPSRTVRLPLSWDDPATREAIERYMHGVRADAPWCPWNIEFIRRMNGLASVDDVHRIVYDAEYLVLGLGDVYLGAPVATPLDPRHRLVTTKYNPARTWTPENAVGIGGAYLCIYGMEGPGGYQFVGRTTQIWNHRHPLPAHGFEPEHPWLLRFFDRISWYPVSAEELLDLRADMAAGRGHVDITDGVFALAEHDAFLAENADDIAATRATMEAARAEERQRWSDAGEFARKESA; this is translated from the coding sequence ATGAGGACAGCGGAGGTCCTCAGGCCCGGCATGGCCACCACGATCCAGGACTGGCCGGGCCGGATCGGGTACTGGCAGGTCGGCGTCCCGCCGTCCGGGCCCATGGACGACGTGTCGTTCCGGCTCGCCAACATCGCCGTCGGCAACCCCGAGGGTGCACCCGCCCTGGAGGCCACGATGGGTGGCCCGGCACTGCGGTTCGACACCGACACCTGGGTGTGCGTCACCGGCGCGCCCGCGCCGGTGAGCATCGACGGCACCAGAGTGCCCCAGTGGCAACCGGTTCTGGTGCAGGCAGGCCAACTGCTCGACGTCGGCATGGTCGCCGGACCCGGACTGCGGATCTACCTCGCCGTCGCAGGCGGCCTGCACGCCGACGAATACCTCGGCAGCGCAGCCACCTTCACCCTCGGCGGCTTCGGGGGACACCAGGGACGGGTGCTCGGCGCGGGCGACAAACTCGAGATCACCGACAACCTGACCGGAACACGCAGGCGCATCCTGTCCGACGAGCAACCGGCGATCACCTCGCACTGGAACATCGCCGTCACCGTGGGCCCGCACTCGGCGCCGGAGTTCTTCACACCGGCCGACATCGACACCGTGCTGGGGCACGACTACGAGGTGCACTTCAACTCCGACCGCACCGGCGTGCGCCTGATCGGGCCCAAGCCCGAATGGGCGCGGCCCGACGGAGGCGAGGCCGGGCTGCACCCGTCGAACATCCACGACAACGCCTACTCGGTCGGCTCGCTCGACTTCACCGGAGACACACCGATTCTGCTCGGCCCCGACGGGCCCAGCCTGGGCGGCTTCGTCTGCCCGGTGACCGTCACCTCCGCCGACCGCTGGAAGCTGGGCCAACTCGCCCCGGGCGCCACCGTGCGATTCGTCGCGGTCCGCGAGGCCGCCGCGGCGCCTGCCGACACCGTGACACGCGCGCGACGCGCCTACCTGCCCGCGGTGTTCTCCACCGGCGGTGACACCGACAACGGGATCCTCGGCCACACCACCTCGTCGGACGGCACCGTCGATGTGACGTACCGGCGCACCGGCGACGACAACGTGCTGGTCGAATACGGCGAGATGCGACTCGATCTCGCGCTGCGCGCACGGGTACACGCCCTGCACCACGCGCTGGAGAACCACCGGCCCGACGGTCTGATCGACCTGACGCCCGGGGTGCGCTCACTGCAGGTGAAGGTGGACCCGGTGCGCCTGCCGGTCTCGGCACTCGTGCCGTTGCTCACCGAGATCGAGGCGTCCCTGCCGGCGGCACAGGAGCTCGTCGTGCCCAGCCGCACGGTCCGCCTGCCCCTGAGCTGGGACGACCCCGCCACGCGCGAGGCCATCGAACGTTACATGCACGGTGTGCGCGCCGACGCGCCGTGGTGCCCGTGGAACATCGAGTTCATCCGGCGCATGAACGGGCTGGCGTCGGTCGACGACGTCCACCGGATCGTCTACGACGCCGAGTATCTGGTGCTCGGGCTGGGTGATGTCTACCTCGGTGCGCCGGTCGCGACGCCCCTGGACCCGCGGCACCGGCTGGTCACCACCAAGTACAACCCGGCCCGCACCTGGACCCCGGAGAACGCGGTCGGCATCGGCGGCGCCTACCTGTGCATCTACGGCATGGAGGGCCCGGGCGGCTACCAGTTCGTCGGCCGCACCACCCAGATCTGGAATCACCGCCACCCGCTGCCCGCGCACGGCTTCGAGCCCGAACATCCGTGGCTGCTACGCTTTTTCGACCGCATCAGCTGGTATCCCGTCTCGGCGGAAGAACTGCTGGACCTGCGTGCCGACATGGCGGCGGGCCGCGGCCACGTCGACATCACCGACGGGGTGTTCGCGCTCGCCGAGCACGACGCGTTCCTCGCCGAGAACGCCGACGACATCGCCGCGACGCGCGCGACAATGGAAGCCGCGCGCGCCGAGGAACGTCAACGCTGGTCGGACGCAGGAGAATTCGCACGAAAGGAATCCGCGTGA
- the atzF gene encoding allophanate hydrolase: MTGKIDEIYRRIEQSGRSEVFIHLRPQDQVEADHASATSGPLAGLVLAVKDNVDVAGLPTTAACPGYSFVPDTDAPVVAVLKAAGAVVIGKTNLDQFATGLVGTRSPYGPVRNAQRPEYISGGSSSGSAVAVALGFADIAIGTDTAGSGRVPAGLQGIVGIKPTLGVVPNTGVVPACASYDCVTIFAADLPTAQAAMGVMATAEPHRAWPADLMLAAPPAPRVAVPAQVPELDVAWQAAFTEAVQRAQAAGFETVPIDMTPFFAAADLLYNGALVAERWDAVGEFIESAGPGAGLDPTVSAIISAAGRHSAADLLRDRRRVEHLRDEAFAALAGCDALLVPTAPEHPRIADVAADPIGVNARMGRFTNFCNLFDMCAIAIPAGTTSDGAQFGITLLAPAFGDAVVADLAARFLAVPAAASWAEAATEVTEIAVFGAHLRGQPLEHELTGRGARWGGPVVTAPHYRLFALDTEPPKPGLVRVDSDGSAIEGERWVLSPAALGEFLAELPAPMLLGKVELSDGRWVTGFGCDHAAPAHGRDITEFGGWLRAQSALSAR; the protein is encoded by the coding sequence GTGACGGGCAAGATCGACGAGATCTACCGCAGGATCGAGCAGAGCGGCCGGTCCGAGGTGTTCATCCACCTGCGGCCGCAGGACCAGGTGGAGGCCGACCACGCGTCCGCCACGAGTGGCCCGCTGGCCGGTCTGGTGCTCGCGGTCAAGGACAACGTCGACGTCGCCGGACTGCCCACCACCGCGGCCTGTCCGGGATACAGCTTCGTGCCCGACACCGACGCCCCCGTCGTGGCCGTCCTGAAGGCCGCGGGCGCTGTCGTCATCGGCAAGACCAACCTCGACCAGTTCGCCACCGGCCTCGTCGGAACCCGCAGCCCCTACGGCCCGGTACGCAACGCCCAACGTCCCGAATACATCTCGGGCGGTTCGAGTTCCGGGTCGGCCGTTGCGGTCGCACTCGGCTTCGCCGACATCGCGATCGGCACCGACACCGCAGGCTCCGGGCGTGTGCCCGCCGGACTGCAGGGCATCGTCGGTATCAAGCCGACCCTCGGCGTGGTCCCGAACACCGGTGTGGTGCCCGCGTGCGCGAGCTATGACTGCGTGACGATCTTCGCCGCCGACCTGCCGACCGCACAGGCCGCGATGGGTGTCATGGCCACCGCCGAACCGCACCGCGCGTGGCCCGCCGATCTCATGTTGGCCGCGCCGCCTGCGCCCAGGGTCGCGGTGCCCGCGCAGGTGCCCGAACTCGACGTGGCGTGGCAGGCTGCGTTCACCGAGGCGGTGCAGCGCGCGCAGGCCGCCGGGTTCGAAACCGTGCCCATCGACATGACGCCGTTCTTCGCCGCGGCGGACCTGCTGTACAACGGGGCACTCGTGGCCGAACGATGGGACGCCGTCGGCGAATTCATCGAAAGCGCCGGGCCGGGCGCCGGGCTGGACCCGACCGTGTCGGCGATCATCAGCGCCGCGGGCAGGCACTCGGCCGCCGACCTGCTGCGCGACCGTCGCCGCGTCGAGCACCTCCGCGACGAGGCGTTCGCAGCCCTCGCGGGATGCGATGCGCTGTTGGTGCCCACCGCGCCCGAGCATCCGCGTATTGCCGACGTCGCCGCCGACCCGATCGGGGTGAACGCGCGCATGGGGCGGTTCACCAATTTCTGCAACCTGTTCGACATGTGTGCCATCGCGATCCCGGCGGGCACCACCTCCGACGGCGCGCAGTTCGGCATCACGCTGCTGGCGCCGGCGTTCGGTGATGCCGTCGTCGCCGATCTCGCGGCGCGTTTCCTCGCTGTGCCCGCCGCGGCGTCGTGGGCTGAGGCCGCCACGGAGGTCACCGAGATCGCCGTGTTCGGAGCGCATCTGCGTGGGCAACCGCTGGAGCACGAGCTCACCGGACGCGGTGCGCGCTGGGGCGGGCCGGTGGTCACCGCGCCGCACTACCGGCTGTTCGCCCTCGACACCGAGCCCCCCAAACCGGGCCTGGTGCGCGTCGACAGCGACGGATCCGCGATCGAGGGGGAGCGGTGGGTGCTCTCACCCGCGGCACTCGGTGAGTTCCTCGCCGAACTGCCCGCCCCGATGCTGCTCGGCAAGGTCGAGTTGAGCGACGGCCGTTGGGTGACGGGTTTCGGCTGCGACCATGCCGCGCCTGCACACGGCCGCGACATCACGGAGTTCGGCGGGTGGCTCCGGGCCCAGTCGGCCCTTTCGGCTCGATAG
- a CDS encoding DMT family transporter, giving the protein MSVRGWVLFGAMSVIWGIPYLLIKVAVEGVSVPVLVLARTAVGALVLLPLAMSRAAWAPVLRHWKPVLVFAFFEIIAAWALLTDAERHLTSSMTGLLIAAAPIIAAVLDRITGGERLGVKRVAGLFVGLSGVAVLAGPGLAGGHVWPVLEVLLVATCYAIAPLVAARFLGEVPSLPMTAACLTVAALIYTTPAALTWPDAMPSTRVLAALAALAVVCTALAFIVFFALIREVGAARALVFTYVNPAVALAAGVIVLGEPLTAYNIAGLVLILSGSVLATRKATHGNRERETSAKNQPDSRSQFTLAEPIEAIEPIEPKGPTGPGATRRTP; this is encoded by the coding sequence GTGAGCGTGCGGGGGTGGGTGCTGTTCGGTGCGATGAGCGTCATCTGGGGCATCCCCTACCTGCTGATCAAGGTCGCGGTCGAGGGCGTCTCGGTGCCCGTGCTGGTGCTCGCCCGCACGGCGGTCGGTGCCCTGGTGTTGTTGCCGCTGGCGATGTCCCGCGCGGCGTGGGCCCCGGTGCTACGCCACTGGAAACCCGTGCTGGTGTTCGCGTTCTTCGAGATCATCGCGGCGTGGGCGCTTCTGACGGACGCCGAACGGCACCTGACGAGTTCCATGACCGGACTCCTGATCGCGGCCGCCCCGATCATCGCCGCGGTGCTCGACCGGATCACGGGCGGTGAGCGACTGGGTGTCAAGCGCGTCGCCGGGCTGTTCGTGGGCCTGTCGGGTGTCGCGGTGCTCGCCGGCCCGGGCCTGGCGGGCGGTCACGTGTGGCCCGTTCTCGAAGTGCTGCTGGTCGCAACGTGTTACGCGATCGCTCCGCTGGTGGCGGCGCGCTTCCTCGGTGAGGTTCCCAGCCTGCCGATGACCGCGGCGTGCCTGACCGTCGCGGCGCTGATCTACACCACCCCGGCCGCGCTCACCTGGCCCGACGCGATGCCGTCGACGCGCGTTCTGGCGGCGCTGGCCGCACTCGCCGTGGTGTGCACGGCGCTGGCCTTCATCGTGTTCTTCGCGCTCATCCGCGAGGTGGGCGCGGCCCGCGCGCTGGTGTTCACCTACGTCAACCCCGCGGTCGCCCTGGCGGCGGGCGTGATCGTGCTGGGTGAGCCGCTCACGGCGTACAACATCGCCGGTCTGGTGCTGATCCTGTCCGGTTCCGTGCTGGCGACGCGCAAGGCCACGCACGGCAACCGCGAGCGTGAAACCTCTGCGAAAAATCAGCCGGATTCTCGCAGCCAGTTCACACTCGCGGAGCCTATAGAGGCTATAGAGCCTATCGAGCCGAAAGGGCCGACTGGGCCCGGAGCCACCCGCCGAACTCCGTGA
- a CDS encoding acyl-CoA dehydrogenase family protein, with protein sequence MDFNLTKEQELLRDGLTKFLSSRYDLQTSRAAAKLGEGWQPDIWRGFAEELGILGATLPEESGGIGGGAVEAMVIAEALGHALVIEPFVDTVVVAGGLLQRAGGDAAQNVLEDLVGGAAVVAVAATEPTSGDNWYSVETTARRDGDEWVLDGSKIVVVNALFATHLLVTARTSGDTTDKDGISLFLVETASAGSGFTAHHYRTVDDRRASDLEFDGLRLPASALLGPEGQAGPSLELARDEGAAAVCAEAVGGMRKVLADTVEYCKQRQQFGQPIGSFQALQHRMVDMHMEVEQASAAMYLAVLNLDSDAVTRAKAVSAAKATVGRAARFVGQNAVQLHGGMGMTEELAIGHYFKRLTALQYEYGSTAAHVSRYAELTRP encoded by the coding sequence ATGGACTTCAACCTGACCAAGGAACAGGAACTGCTGCGCGACGGGCTCACCAAGTTCCTGTCGAGCCGTTACGACCTGCAGACCAGCCGGGCCGCGGCCAAACTCGGCGAGGGCTGGCAACCCGACATCTGGCGTGGATTCGCCGAAGAGCTGGGCATTCTGGGGGCGACGCTGCCCGAGGAGTCCGGCGGAATCGGTGGCGGTGCGGTCGAGGCGATGGTGATCGCCGAGGCGCTGGGCCACGCGCTGGTCATCGAACCCTTCGTCGACACCGTCGTCGTCGCGGGCGGCCTGCTGCAGCGCGCGGGCGGTGATGCCGCGCAGAACGTGCTGGAGGACCTCGTCGGTGGAGCGGCCGTCGTTGCGGTGGCCGCGACCGAACCGACGTCCGGGGACAACTGGTACAGCGTCGAGACCACGGCGCGCCGCGACGGTGACGAGTGGGTGCTCGACGGCTCGAAGATCGTCGTGGTCAACGCGCTGTTCGCGACGCATCTGCTGGTGACCGCGCGGACCTCCGGCGACACGACCGACAAGGACGGGATATCCCTGTTCCTCGTCGAGACCGCCTCGGCGGGAAGCGGATTCACCGCGCACCACTACCGCACGGTCGACGACCGCAGGGCCTCGGATCTGGAGTTCGACGGGCTGCGACTGCCCGCGTCGGCGTTGCTGGGGCCCGAGGGGCAGGCCGGGCCGTCGCTGGAACTCGCGCGCGACGAAGGCGCCGCCGCGGTGTGCGCCGAAGCCGTCGGCGGCATGCGCAAGGTGCTCGCCGACACCGTCGAGTACTGCAAGCAGCGCCAGCAGTTCGGCCAGCCGATCGGCAGCTTCCAGGCCCTGCAGCACCGCATGGTCGACATGCACATGGAGGTCGAACAGGCGTCGGCCGCGATGTACCTCGCGGTGCTCAACCTCGACTCCGATGCGGTCACGCGCGCCAAGGCCGTCTCGGCTGCCAAGGCCACGGTGGGCCGGGCCGCGCGCTTCGTCGGCCAGAACGCGGTGCAGCTGCACGGCGGCATGGGTATGACCGAGGAACTCGCGATCGGCCACTACTTCAAGCGGCTCACCGCGCTGCAGTACGAGTACGGTTCGACCGCCGCGCACGTCAGCCGGTACGCCGAGCTCACCAGGCCGTAG